From the Brevibacillus choshinensis genome, one window contains:
- a CDS encoding multicopper oxidase family protein: MKKWMALPIVLTGVLVLSACSNNTQNNMQGHDMSKMGSMSSENTEQPKQMSASADSAFEVLTGNTFTLTAKESMLHLDDNTMKTAWTYNGTVPGPQLRVKQGETIKVFLNNELPEPVTIHWHGLPVPNNMDGIPGVTQNAVKPRESFTYQFKVDVPGTYWYHSHQNSVDQVDKGLYGSIVVEPKNAEPVDKDFTLVLDEWMQDDSMADMHGGGGTGTDNNASNSSHSNMNMNNMNHGSSTTNSSTDMSSMNHGTSTNNTSTDMSNMSDAEMMPLMYKIFSANGKTGSAIQPLKVKEGEKVRIRLVNAGYLSHKIHLPGHDFKIVSTDGQPINNPPLVNGQLLNIAPGERYDIEFVANNPGKWLLDEHSTNPGAKSLAVPIVYEGSENASPKSDTGELPLVDITKYGEAAKGNFSLDDKYDIEYAMDLNTNMSNGKMAFTINGKTFPDTPPLNVKEGDLVKVKMVNNSPKDIHPMHLHGHFFQVLSKNGKPISGSPLVKDTLNILPGEEYVVAFKADNPGNWMFHCHDLGHASQGMMSEVKYEGFKPDFTIDPSVNNMPE; this comes from the coding sequence ATGAAAAAGTGGATGGCACTTCCGATCGTTTTAACGGGTGTTTTAGTGTTGTCTGCTTGTTCGAATAATACCCAAAATAATATGCAAGGCCATGATATGTCAAAAATGGGCTCTATGAGTTCTGAAAATACTGAACAGCCCAAGCAAATGTCTGCCTCTGCAGATTCAGCATTTGAAGTTCTTACAGGCAACACTTTTACGCTAACAGCAAAAGAAAGTATGCTGCATCTTGATGACAACACCATGAAAACAGCCTGGACCTATAACGGAACCGTGCCTGGTCCGCAGTTGCGCGTCAAACAAGGTGAAACGATAAAGGTTTTTTTGAACAACGAACTGCCAGAGCCCGTTACGATTCACTGGCATGGATTGCCTGTTCCAAACAATATGGACGGAATACCAGGTGTAACGCAAAACGCAGTTAAACCGAGAGAGAGTTTCACGTATCAATTTAAGGTGGATGTACCGGGGACTTACTGGTATCACTCGCACCAAAACAGCGTTGACCAAGTTGACAAAGGTCTGTATGGATCAATTGTAGTAGAGCCTAAGAATGCCGAACCAGTTGACAAAGACTTCACGCTTGTCTTGGATGAATGGATGCAAGATGATAGCATGGCCGATATGCACGGTGGTGGTGGAACAGGAACGGATAATAATGCTAGTAACTCCAGTCACTCAAATATGAATATGAATAACATGAACCACGGAAGCAGTACTACTAACTCTAGCACGGATATGAGCAGCATGAACCACGGAACTAGCACTAACAACACCAGTACGGACATGAGCAATATGAGCGATGCCGAAATGATGCCGCTGATGTACAAGATCTTTTCTGCAAACGGGAAGACAGGTTCTGCCATACAACCTCTAAAAGTAAAAGAGGGAGAAAAAGTGAGAATCCGTCTGGTAAACGCGGGCTACCTCTCTCACAAAATACATTTGCCTGGCCATGATTTTAAGATCGTTTCAACAGATGGTCAACCGATTAACAACCCACCTTTGGTTAACGGGCAATTGCTGAACATCGCTCCGGGTGAGCGTTATGATATCGAGTTTGTCGCAAATAACCCTGGCAAGTGGTTGCTGGATGAACACAGTACGAATCCGGGAGCAAAATCTCTAGCAGTTCCAATCGTCTATGAAGGTTCTGAGAATGCTTCTCCGAAATCGGATACGGGTGAACTGCCCCTGGTGGATATCACAAAATACGGTGAAGCCGCAAAAGGTAACTTCTCTCTGGATGATAAATATGACATTGAGTATGCGATGGATTTAAATACGAATATGAGCAACGGAAAGATGGCCTTCACGATCAATGGTAAGACGTTCCCGGACACACCTCCTCTCAACGTGAAAGAAGGTGACTTGGTGAAAGTCAAAATGGTAAACAACTCTCCAAAGGACATTCACCCAATGCATCTGCATGGTCACTTCTTCCAGGTATTGAGTAAAAACGGGAAACCTATTTCCGGTTCTCCGTTGGTGAAAGATACGCTTAACATTCTCCCCGGAGAGGAATATGTCGTTGCCTTCAAGGCTGACAATCCAGGGAACTGGATGTTCCACTGTCATGATCTGGGGCATGCTTCGCAGGGTATGA
- the copZ gene encoding copper chaperone CopZ: MSITLNVQGMSCNHCVNSIEGALNKLEGVSTAKVSLEDNQVSVTFDESVVSLDKVKETIEDQGYDVV, from the coding sequence ATGTCTATTACACTAAACGTTCAAGGAATGTCCTGCAACCACTGCGTAAACTCCATTGAAGGGGCTCTTAATAAACTTGAAGGTGTTAGCACAGCAAAAGTTTCCCTTGAGGATAATCAGGTTAGCGTTACCTTTGATGAATCCGTTGTTTCTCTTGATAAAGTAAAGGAAACAATCGAAGATCAGGGATACGATGTCGTCTAA